A single window of Amyelois transitella isolate CPQ chromosome 17, ilAmyTran1.1, whole genome shotgun sequence DNA harbors:
- the LOC106142270 gene encoding dynein regulatory complex protein 1 has product MAGKFGGYDDDDDVLAPKEPQVTSQDPAERKAARALRIKKRQEALKKAEQQTEETAAEEEPGLIEQATATAAEELQRLALDGAAKVTNVKVTTDEREVIRRGLFSDNMQNNFKKIEEEAAEAQLHYEAITEHWEVMLKVKDPLEIDSEIKAQKEKCDKLLAQKNQLIEEIKNELKMMDQAYYDDLEKQDKDIKELSERIEKQVTIMQRAYERQLSLIEHAINMERDAMVEHNNKRWEALYKQRDREEVAHMEYKFEQLEEHKEEVAAIMWDHHEKYRQAKIELETLTQELQKELEKLKATCIINTEKIGYNYQVLKKREEENVFVRSQQKRKLNKMSDVANTLRSKIRKAAEDGAQEEIRADAEITKLMQTMDDLEKKSEHFSHVNNYKFSQVWRMSAAKCAQMSKELRQAEVALHAHILSEPPPPPPPPPPKSPLTKYEHEMSQSAKTVAKIEDSTDDENKEAKDKLIRHILQLVADNTGFLVEDRLLKLIEKYQLTSRNLCTLDSIFMALEIQAEEDVELLCKTFLNYAFCPMCIGMEQSSDMIEGSIVSQEDSRHPTVASKGRPSIKPRVSLARSMSASTQRSTHVGFKAHELSAEDQMLVAEVDEIIQKFDDKQAPSILPGTMSESASAAPGRRGARGVTVSSQPEYKAAAKATNPFLCSLGHNLEIEPMQVLTALGEFIDVFVPPEKKKLFDILDSVKPPNFNSPSRALTTEEIEQYWSQWKNAFPPEKDRFWDGLLGGLNNYLAVLQERERLHDEVSVLRRRNAALRRVVRGALPELPRAPPRYARAAPAAFTAPCVDNAPEPFARLPPI; this is encoded by the exons ATGGCTGGTAAATTTGGTGGGTATGATGACGACGATGACGTGTTGGCACCCAAAGAGCCCCAGGTTACGTCCCAAGACCCGGCGGAAAGAAAAGCAGCGAGGGCGCTAAGGATCAAAAAGAGGCAGGAAGCGTTGAAAAA AGCAGAACAACAGACCGAAGAAACTGCTGCAGAAGAAGAGCCTGGCCTCATAGAACAGGCGACGGCTACAGCTGCGGAGGAGCTTCAGCGGCTGGCGCTTGATGGCGCTGCGAAGGTCACCAATGTCAAGGTCACCACGGATGAGCGGGAGGTCATCCGACGAGGGCTGTTCTCCGATAATATGCAAA ataactttaaaaaaatcgaggAAGAAGCAGCAGAAGCTCAGTTACACTATGAAGCTATCACCGAACACTGGGAGGTCATGTTAAAAGTCAAAGACCCGCTAGAAATCGATTCCGAAATCAAGGCGCAGAAGGAAAAGTGTGATAAGCTATTGGCACAGAAGAACCAGTTGATCGAGGAGATAAAAAACGAACTGAAAATGATGGATCAGGCCTACTATGACGACTTGGAGAAACAA GATAAGGACATCAAAGAGCTATCAGAAAGGATAGAAAAACAAGTGACGATAATGCAAAGGGCATACGAGAGGCAGCTGAGTCTGATTGAGCACGCGATCAACATGGAGCGCGACGCCATGGTGGAGCACAACAACAAGAGGTGGGAGGCGCTGTACAAGCAGCGCGACAGGGAAGAGGTCGCGCACAtggaatataaatttgaacaa TTGGAAGAACATAAAGAAGAAGTGGCAGCCATCATGTGGGACCACCACGAAAAGTATCGTCAGGCAAAAATAGAACTAGAGACCTTGACTCAAGAGTTGCAGAAGGAGCTGGAGAAACTGAAGGCCACGTGCATCATCAACACTGAGAAAATTGGTTACAATTATCAG GTCTTGAAAAAACGCGAAGAGGAGAACGTCTTTGTGAGGTCACAACAGAAGCGGAAACTGAACAAGATGTCCGACGTGGCGAACACGTTGCGCTCGAAAATCCGCAAAGCCGCAGAGGACGGGGCACAGGAGGAAATACGAGCGGACGCCGAGATCACGAAGTTGATGCAGACCATGGACGATTTGGAGAAGAAATCTGAGCATTTCTCGCACGTGAACAACTACAAGTTTAGCCAG GTGTGGCGGATGTCGGCCGCGAAATGCGCTCAGATGAGCAAGGAGCTGCGGCAGGCGGAAGTGGCGCTCCACGCGCACATCCTGTCCGAGCCGCCCCCGCCACCGCCGCCACCACCACCGAAAAGTCCTCTTACCAAatatg AACATGAAATGAGTCAGTCGGCCAAGACTGTGGCCAAAATTGAAGATTCTACAGATGATGAAAACAAAGAAGCAAAAGATAAATTG ATTCGGCACATACTTCAGCTGGTAGCGGACAACACAGGATTCTTGGTAGAAGATCGACTGCTGAAACTTATAGAGAAATACCAGTTAACATCGCGAAATCTTTGTACATTAGATTCTATCTTCATG GCTTTAGAAATACAAGCGGAAGAAGACGTGGAACTGTTGTGCAAGACGTTTCTGAACTACGCGTTTTGTCCCATGTGCATAGGCATGGAGCAGTCTTCAGACATGATCGAAGGGTCGATTGTATCGCAAGAAGATAGCCGCCACCCGACTGTCGCGTCCAAAGGAAGAC CGTCAATCAAGCCTCGTGTCAGCTTAGCAAGAAGTATGTCTGCTAGCACACAGCGATCTACACATGTGGGTTTCAA GGCTCATGAATTATCTGCCGAAGATCAAATGCTAGTAGCAGAAGTTGATGAAATAATTCAGAAATTTGACGACAAACAAG CCCCGTCCATCTTGCCGGGGACGATGTCAGAATCGGCGAGCGCCGCGCCGGGGCGTCGCGGCGCGCGAGGCGTCACAGTCTCGTCGCAACCGGAGTATAAAGCCGCTGCCAAAGCGACCAATCCTTTTCTGTGCTCTT TGGGCCACAATCTAGAAATTGAACCAATGCAAGTACTGACGGCTTTGGGCGAATTCATCGATGTGTTCGTACCTCCAGAAAAGAAGAAACTCTTTGATATATT GGATAGCGTCAAACCACCAAACTTCAATTCGCCATCACGTGCGTTGACTACTGAAGAAATTGAGCAATACTGGAGCCAGTGGAAGAACGCATTCCCTCCGGAGAAAGACCGCTTTTGGGACGGCCTGCTGGGCGGACTCAACAACTATTTAGCGGTTTTACAAG AACGCGAACGTCTACACGACGAGGTGTCGGTGCTGCGGCGTCGCAACGCGGCGTTACGCCGGGTGGTGCGCGGCGCGCTGCCCGAGCtgccgcgcgcgccgccgcggtacgcgcgcgccgcgcccgccgccttCACCGCGCCCTGCGTCGACAACGCGCCGGAACCCTTCGCGAGACTACCGCCTATATAA
- the LOC106142241 gene encoding androgen-dependent TFPI-regulating protein codes for MIKIIVFHLLGVLQFGFGCYYDAMYVTIPSTSRTIAFSPFGGKLKYLTYLNALLQTAYFAISLVNDIIGTNEPSPAGKPLIRRVKDVMFSSLAFPLSIFVGTTFWGIYAVDRELILPRSLDAYFPLWLNHVMHTNIVVFSVIELVTSFRMYPSRKTALSLLGSFMLCYVIWIHVIYFHTGVWVYPILSVLNWPLRVMFYLFSLGLVCGLFVIGERMNEFVWGNEIQKTVKGSKKKSH; via the exons atgattaaaataatagtgtTTCATCTATTGGGAGTGTTACAATTTGGATTTGGTTGTTACTATGATGCTATGTATGTTACCATTCCAAGTACTTCCAGAACAATTGCTTTTTCACCATTTGGTGGAAAACTCAAGTACTTGACCTACTTGAATGCG TTACTGCAAACAGCATATTTTGCCATTTCATTAGTGAATGATATCATTGGAACAAATGAGCCCTCTCCTGCTGGAAAACCACTTATCAGGCGGGTAAAAGATGTCATGTTTAGTTCATTAGCATTTCCACTCTCCATATTTGTGGGCACCACTTTTTGGGGGATATATGCAGTTGACAGAGAATTAATTTTACCCCGGAGTCTTGATGCCTATTTTCCACTTTGGTTGAATCATGTTATGCATACAAATATTGTCGTATTCTCTGTTATTGAACTTGTAACATCCTTCAGAATGTATCCAAGTAGAAAGACAGCCTTATCACTTCTGGGCTCATTCATGTTGTGCTATGTAATATGGATTCATGTGATTTACTTCCACACTGGTGTGTGGGTGTATCCAATTCTGAGTGTGCTGAACTGGCCTCTTAGAGTAATGTTCTATCTCTTTTCATTAGGACTTGTCTGTGGCTTATTTGTCATAGGCGAGAGAATGAACGAATTTGTATGGGGTAATGAAATACAGAAAACTGTTAAGGGATCTAAGAAAAAATCACATTAA
- the LOC106142210 gene encoding large ribosomal subunit protein uL5, with amino-acid sequence MARAPPAPTKEKKEKKAPKDKSKNVMRNLHIRKLCLNICVGESGDRLTRAAKVLEQLTGQQPVFSKARYTVRSFGIRRNEKIAVHCTVRGAKAEEILERGLKVREYELRRDNFSATGNFGFGIQEHIDLGIKYDPSIGIYGLDFYVVLGRPGFNVAHRRRKTGKVGFAHRLTKEDAMKWFQQKYDGIILNSKK; translated from the exons ATGGCG CGAGCACCACCTGCCCCtactaaagaaaaaaaggagAAGAAGGCTCCCAAAGACAAGTCCAAAAATGTTATGAGGAATCTTCACATCAGGAAACTTTGTCTGAACATCTGTGTTGGAGAGTCCGGAGACAGACTTACTCGTGCTGCTAAG gTGTTGGAACAACTTACTGGCCAGCAACCAGTGTTCTCTAAAGCTCGTTACACTGTGCGATCCTTTGGTATTCGTCGTAATGAGAAGATTGCTGTCCACTGTACAGTCCGTGGTGCAAAGGCTGAAGAAATCCTTGAGAGAGGACTTAAG GTCAGAGAATATGAGTTGAGACGTGACAATTTCTCAGCCACTGGAAACTTTGGGTTTGGTATTCAAGAACACATTGACTTGGGTATCAAATATGACCCCTCTATTGGTATCTATGGTTTGGATTTCTATGTTGTCCTAGGAAGACCAG GTTTCAATGTAGCTCACCGAAGACGCAAGACTGGCAAAGTTGGGTTTGCCCACCGCCTGACAAAGGAGGATGCTATGAAGTGGTTCCAACAGAAATACGATGGTATCATCCTTAACagcaaaaagtaa